Genomic window (Candidatus Hydrogenedentota bacterium):
AAGGAGTCGGACCTTGACGCGGTGGCGGAAGAGGTGTTCAAGGGAATCGACAATCTGGAGTCGCGAATCAGCGAGTGGGAGCAGGGCACTCAGATCTACTTGGTGAATAAGCGGGCGGCGGAACGGCCCGTGACGGTGGCGCCGGATGTGATGGATATGTTGTTGACGGCGCAACGGTTTTACCGGGAATCGAACGGGGCGTTCGACATGACGGTGGGGCCCCTGGTGGAGTTGTGGCGTAACGCGTTGAAAGAGAAACGGATACCGTCGGCGGAAGAGATCGCTTCGGCCAAGGAGTTGGTCGGGTTCGACAAGGTTATGCTGGACCCTGAGAACCGATCCGTGCGGTTTGCGAAACCGGGGATGCGTTTGACGACGGGCGGCATCGGCAAGGGAATGGCGATAGACAAGGCGCGGCAGACGCTTGAGTTTTATGGCATTACACGGGCAATTTTCCACGGGGGCACGAGTTCCATCCTGGCGCTTGGGGCTCCGCCGGGGGAGGCGGGGTGGAAAGTAGTGATGGAAAACCCGTATAACAGTGCGGGGGCGCTTGCGGAGGTCACGCTCTGCAACGAAACCATGTCATGTTCCGGTCATGTGATGTACATGACTGAAATCGACGGAAAGAAGTACGGCCATATCCTAAATCCCGCTACGGGTATGCCTGTTCAGGGCATGCTCATCACGGTGGCGATAGGCCCATCCGGAACCGAAACCGACGCGTTGACGAAGGTATTTTTCGTGAACGGCGAGCGGGCAGCCGAGGAGTATTGCTCGCGGCATCCGGAGGTGAGGGCCATTGTCGTGCCCGACACAGGGACGGAGGACTTGGTCCTGAAGCGCTTCAATTTCGGCGTCAAGTGAAAGGATAGAACTGATGAGTAACGAACTGTCGCGGCGCAACTTCATGAAGGCTACGGGGGCTGTAGCGGGCGTGGCCATTGCAAGCGGGTACTCGCCGTTTGCGTACGCGCAAAACGAGAAGGTGCGGGTCGCCATAATTGGAGCCGGTGCGCAAAATATCTTCCACATTGAGCACGGAATCGCCGGGACGCCGGAAATCGAGATTGTCGCGATTGCGGACTGTGTGCGGTTTGGGCAGATCCGGGGCTGGGATGCGGCAGGCCGCAAGGAAGAGATGAAGGAGCACCTCTATTACGACTATCGCGTGATGCTGGAGAAGGAAAAAGACAACATCGACGCAGTCGTGATTGCCACGCCGTACAAGACGCACTATCCGATCGTGATGGATTGTCTGGACGCCGGTAAGTGGGTGTTCTGCGAGAAGACGATGGCGCATGAGTATGAACTGTGCCGCAACATCGTGACGAAGTGTCACGAGACGGGCAAGTTCGTGCAGT
Coding sequences:
- a CDS encoding FAD:protein FMN transferase, producing the protein MSALVFLGATVAFAAEKPEKPESDFILQNTLPPSGYFELVFVHRAMGTEFQLIIWGDRAKNKESDLDAVAEEVFKGIDNLESRISEWEQGTQIYLVNKRAAERPVTVAPDVMDMLLTAQRFYRESNGAFDMTVGPLVELWRNALKEKRIPSAEEIASAKELVGFDKVMLDPENRSVRFAKPGMRLTTGGIGKGMAIDKARQTLEFYGITRAIFHGGTSSILALGAPPGEAGWKVVMENPYNSAGALAEVTLCNETMSCSGHVMYMTEIDGKKYGHILNPATGMPVQGMLITVAIGPSGTETDALTKVFFVNGERAAEEYCSRHPEVRAIVVPDTGTEDLVLKRFNFGVK